Sequence from the Colletotrichum higginsianum IMI 349063 chromosome 6, whole genome shotgun sequence genome:
TGGCCCAACGCGCCCCTCGGTCCACCCCATCAGAGGATCGGAAGGCGACATGATACATCCGTCCAAAGTCGCCGGCCGAACAGAGTATTCCAGCCCCGGTCACAGTGGTACTGCAGGGGACGATGACATTGTCCGCTGAGTGAGCAAGCGAGCAAAAGAATCGAAAGCAAAAGTCTAAAGACGGCGCCGGAGGTCTGCTGCATGTGGCGTAGACGAACTGGCGGCGTTTCCCTGATGCGTGCAAGGATGAGCAGGAATGGGGCCCCATTTATTTCCGATTCCAGGTCTTCTGGGAGGGGAAAGCAGCATGTGGCATTTTGGTTGGCGGATGgtgaagaaaaaaaacacaaAATCGAGAATTCGAAGAATTCGAGCTACGATGTCTGATGATGTCACTCCGCCCTCGGGAGGGTGAGTGGGGGCTCTTCGTCTCCGCAGCGCCTATTGCAAGCATAGGTATGCACTCAAATCATTTTGTCGTAACGCGAAAGCAACGCGCTGCAGACCACCAGGTCTCGCTGACCATGGTCCGTTTCGTTTCGTCTCGTCCGAGTCGCCGTCTTtgctctgctgctgcactGGTGCCCTGTCTAGCCCAAGGCCCGTCGAGACGCGCATATGCATTATGAAAGGGGCTTGAGGGCCCAGATCGAAACGATCGAGGCCGGGGATGACGGGGATGATGGGATAGCCAAACGAGCCTCTTGTCATTCTCCATTGCACTCCAGTCATCCAATGGACCCGTCTCATCTGCAGCGGCCCAGCCTGGTCtccccgccggcctcgcAACCTCAGCAGAAGAATCCTTGGCAGTGAATGCATGATGAGAAGCGTACCTCGACTAGCCGTCCGGCACCCATGCCCGCTTTGGCGGTGAACACAAAAGGCTTGTGATGTAGCCTGCACGAAGGTGAGCCAGGCCAGTAGGATCCCGTAATCCTACACGATGAGGGCTCTTATCGTCCTTGTCGACCACAACGAGCCCCTCGCTGGCCGTTGAGCCCTGCTTGTCGCTGTCGACATAGCatcgccgatgacgacgaaggcgcTCTCTGAGTTCCCAATTAGATGAGTTCTTTTCATGTGTTGGCGGAACATCGACACCGGTCCTCGGGATCTTGACGTATGGGCAGCATGTTAGCTGCATCGTGCCGTTTTGTATCTCGAACTCTCTGAGCCCCGCGTTTGGACGCAAATCGCAAGACCCTGAGTGCCACTCGACGCCTTCTTTCGGACCCACACCTAACAAGAGGCGAGACCAAAAATTCGATGCTGTGCGATGCGAAAGATAGTCGTCGCATTTTCGCTGTCCATCATCGCCCCAACTTAATCCCTGCCGGATAGTCTGCTCCGTCAGCAGCAACCTCACAACGCACGTCCATCTGGCTAGTCGTCCAGCAAATAAGCCTTAGCCAACGATGTCCGCCCACGAGTTCTGACTTGCTGTTGTGAAAGCGAATCCTGACTCAGGCGGAGGGCCACTGCCGTCCGCCTGGCCTCTGGTGCTAGAGAAAAAAGGGAAAGACAGTGATACCGATCTGCCGATGCCCAAAGCCACCGATCCGTCACCtcgggcggcctcggccgacCGGCCACTCCAAGCCCGGAACGAGCAGCTGGCCAGAAGAGGCCGGCGAAGCAATGGACCCTTCGAGCCCTGCCGATCACTGGTGGCGAGGAGGCTGGTCGCGCGGAAATGGCATAGATTCGACCCCTCGGTCAAACAAAGGCGAGCGAGGGTATGCATCTGTGGTAGCAAGTGGAAAGTAGTAATTCGGGCGTGGTCTCGTTGCGCTTTTCCGAACCGTTGTATCCATTTGAGTTCCTCTAAACCGTACGCCTAACATTATGCCGTATCAGCAGCAGTACATCCACCCCATAGCCTATGCCGACACTTTGGCGCTGTACTTGGTCGCCGCCTTGTCGAAAACCGCACTCTTCTCCTCCAGGTCCGCGAGGAATTGGTGCTGGGGGTCCGCCGCCTTCAATTTCCTGTGTCAAATGCAGTCAGCCAGCCGTTCTCAGAAGCGCCAGTTTGAGTATAGCATCGAAACTTACTCCGTGATCTCCTTGGGGTCCTTGCCCGAGATGACCGTCAATACCAGCaagttggcgatggcctgcGCATAGCCGGCGTCCTTGGCGAGGGCCTGGTCCAATGCAGCCTGTGCCTCCTCTGTCCGGCCTAGGTGCAGCTCGGCAACGGCTTGGGAGACGAGAGTCGCGATAGACGATGTCGCTGGCGCTTGCGCAAGCTCCTCGAACACGTAGAATGCCTGCTGGTACTTGTCTCCGCCCTGGTGTCTTTTAGTATCGCCGCTATCCTCGGGGTGTGGTTATCGTACCTGTCGCAGGCCAACCCACGACTCGGCCAAGTTGACCAGCAAGCTATCTTGTGCCCACCTCCTAGCGGCGGTTACCTCCTTGAGAGCGAGGTCGTTGCGGTTTTGTTGCAGGTGAATCTGGACAATCAGGGCGACAGCATCAACTGTAAGGCACGTGTTAGCACAGGCCACCCTATCAGCTGTACAAGCCAAACATACGGCTTCCCTGGTGCTGCGACAACAGCGCAAGTGCCTCCTCTGACTTGCCTGCAGCTTGCAGAACTGTGCCTCCAACAATCTGAACCGTGGTGTTCTCTCCCTCGGAAGCCGCAAGCTTCTCAATCGTCTTCACAGCAGAATCCGTCTTGCCGAGCGCGCTCTCAGCAAGGGCGCCAATGGCGACCAGCTCGGGTTCCTTCTCTCCCTGGACATCGGCGAGGACATCCTCGGTTTGGCCGAGGGCAATGCGGGCGCGGAGGACTAGGACGCGGGCGGGGAGCTCATTCTCGGGGGACAGAGCGGAGGTGTCGTAGTCGATGACCTCCTGGTACTGGCCCTGGTGGAAGTGGTTGTGGATGTTGATCAATTCGCCTTCGGCAGAGTAGGGGTCCATTTTGGCGGTTTCGATGGGGTTGGTTCGTCGTTGGGTGTTGATGCCAAATGACAGTCGGCTGCGATGTGTTGTCCCCCCTTGACACTCAGCAACTGATGTGGGGGCCGACTTTGGACAACGTGGAACCCTGAGAAGGCACGGAGGATGCCGACCGGGATGGTGGGTCTATCAAATGGCCCGTGCATACCTATCGAAGCTGTCCGTACAGCTCCATGAAGACTACACCTCAACATCGCAGCCCATCTTGGAAAGCATTATCAATATAAAGCTCACACCGCATTTGAAATACGTTGTCAACATATTTAAATGATTATTCAATGATTCAAATACAGAGACTACATTGCTTGCAACGAGATGGTTGTCTTCATTGCGTTTGGCCTCATCCTGCTCCTTCATGTCCTACTTACAAGGTTTTCATCGTGTTAAAGATGCCAGCTTCTTTAGCGACAGTGATTTCTGTATCTTTCGTTAATTTAGCTGGTTTCCTAACAAGGTATAGAAGTTTCTACTTAATCATTCCATAGAGAGGGCCGAGATAAGAGCTCAGATCGAATTATCTCAAGATGTCGACTTCCCAAAGTTTGGCTGGATGGCCAGCTTACCAGACAACATTCATTGAAAAGCCATGCTAAATGTGTAGAAGCATTGTTATCAAAAGACAAAACCGCTGTTTCATACCTTCTAGGCTTCAAGGCCATCTACAATAGGAGTACTCAGGGCATTAGGGGCTTGGTCTTGCTACAGCAGTCGACTATCCTGCTTAGCAGTCAGACCAGGTTTTCCATGAGGAATATGACTTACTATGAATATAACACTGGCAGAAAAACGACCACATTGTATGGCTCTTGCCTTCACTTGGAGAAGACactccttccttccttccctttctttgcaaaaacaaaacaacaCAAAAGGGCGCGCTCACATTCACCTTGCCTCACCTCACCCCCCTTTGACTACTCTCACT
This genomic interval carries:
- a CDS encoding Coatomer epsilon subunit; translation: MDPYSAEGELINIHNHFHQGQYQEVIDYDTSALSPENELPARVLVLRARIALGQTEDVLADVQGEKEPELVAIGALAESALGKTDSAVKTIEKLAASEGENTTVQIVGGTVLQAAGKSEEALALLSQHQGSLDAVALIVQIHLQQNRNDLALKEVTAARRWAQDSLLVNLAESWVGLRQGGDKYQQAFYVFEELAQAPATSSIATLVSQAVAELHLGRTEEAQAALDQALAKDAGYAQAIANLLVLTVISGKDPKEITEKLKAADPQHQFLADLEEKSAVFDKAATKYSAKVSA